The Paenibacillus sp. BIC5C1 DNA segment TATCCGTCCGCTTCTTGCAAGCAAATCAATATGCGAATACAGCTAAAGAAGTAGCACAAACTAGCCAATCTTTTGAAGAGATTAAGACTGTATTGGACAAAGACTTGGCCATACGTAGTACACACTCTGACTCTCTCTTGACGCTATCTGCTCTGTATCAGCAGGGTTTCGAGCAGACGCAGGATGACCAGTTCTATATGGCTGGTGTAGATCTTTTGCAAAAAGGACTACAAGCAGAACCCTACAACAAAAGTATGGTTAAACAGCTAATCCAACTTTATGAGCTTAAAGGTGATAGTGACCGAGCGTATGCTCTCCAAAAAGAATATGCCAACAACTATATCTGGGATATGGAATGGTACGAGGCGCTAATTAGCCGTTCGTTCGATCTAGGATATCAAGCACTCGGACAAGGCGATACAGCCAAAAAAGAATCCTACTTCACATCAGGTCTGGATGCTTACCAGCATGTTGTTGATGGAGTAGAGCACCTAAAAACTCTTCCTGAAGGGCAACTTCAAGGAAAGCCATTCGAGCTAACTTCAACAATGATTCTAAATGCAGGGAAGATGAAATACATGCTAAATGATTCCGCCGGAGCTGCAACGGTTCTTAAGGGTGGAATTGCTGAGGATCTGTCCGATGCGACCAACCGTGAAATTGCCCGTTGGTACCTCGCAGCTCTGACGAAGGACGGACAACAGGATCAAGCGGTGTATGATAAATTGATTGCTGTAGCACCTAATGAAGCTGACGAGATTAAACAGATTGCTGAACTGAGCTTCTAATAATAAATTATCTCAAGTTAGATCAAAGCAAAAAGGTTTACCCTTGAGGGTAAACCTTTTTTGTATATAAAAATTTAAAGTTAATACTAGTTCGACGTCACAATCTTCTTCAGATAATTCAACAAATCTTCCCGCAGATCGTCATGCTGAAGTGCATAATGAATCGTTGTCTCAATAAAACCCAGCTTCTCTCCCACATCATGACGAAGGCCTTCAAAATGATAGGCTAATATTCTTCTCTGCTCATTCAGACGAGATAACGCATCGGTCAACTGGATTTCCCCACCAACACCTGCGGACTGTTGTCCAAGAATCTCAAAGATATCCGGTGTAAGAATATATCGTCCCATAATAGCAAGATTTGAAGGAGCATCTTCAGGCTTTGGCTTTTCAACTAAACGTTTAGAGCGGAATACTCGGTCGTTGGTTTTCAGGATTTGCTCGCCATCAACAATACCGTAACGGGATACTTCTTTCCAATCGACTGGCTGAACACCCACGATTGGAGACTGGTATTCATCATACACTTCCATCATCTGCTGAAGACAAGGCTTATCTGACTCAACGATATCATCTCCAAGCAGCACAGCGAAGGGTTCGTCTCCAATAAACTTGCGGGCACACCAAATCGCATGTCCCAGTCCTTTAGGTTCCTTTTGTCGAATATAGTGGATATCTGCCATTTCAGAAGATTTACGCACCTCATTTAATAGATCCCATTTCTGTTTATCAACCAGATTTTGCTCCAGTTCAAAAGAGTAGTCAAAATGGTCTTCAATCGCCCTCTTGCCTTTACCTGTCACGATAATTATATCCTCAATACCTGAGGCCACAGCCTCTTCGATAATGTACTGAATCGTTGGCTTGTCAACAATAGGCAGCATTTCCTTGGGCATAGCTTTGGTTGCTGGCAGAAAACGGGTTCCCAGACCAGCAGCCGGAATTATAGCTTTACGAATTCTCATAATATAAATCCCCCTTTTTATAAATTAGATGACATGTATATCCCATTCTTAAATTTCATTAAAATTGCAAAAAATACAATAATCATCAGGCTATGTAATTTTAAAAATTTAATTATAATATATCAAATAAATAAATGCATGTTTTGCATGGTTAAGATTACTTTACTAGTATCCTATTCATACTGTATAAATAGGTTTCACTTCTCGTCTATATCAATTTCTTTTGTATAGAATGATAGGGTGATACAATTTAAAAAGATGTATCACCCTGTCTCATCAAAACAGTATCATTATACCATCAACAGCTCCCGGATATCCTGCTCGGATAAGGTGGTCGACCCTCGATCTCCGGGTTCAATGACTTCGGCAATCAAATCTTTTTTGCGCTGCTGCAGCTCCAGAATCTTCTCTTCAATCGTACCTTCCGTAACGAGGCGGATAACCTGTACGACTTGTTTCTGTCCCATACGATGGGCACGTCCGATGGCCTGTTCTTCAACGGCGGGGTTCCACCACAAATCATATAAAATAACCGTATCGGCACCCGTTAAATTCAATCCGGTACCGCCAGCCTTCAAGGAGATCAGAAACAGTTCAGCTTCGCCTTCATTGAATCTGCGGCACATCTCTACCCGACTCTGAGCAGGTGTCTGACCATCCAGGTAGAACAAATCTCTCCCCTGTGCAGCGAGCGTCTGTCGAATCAAATTAAGCATGCTAGCGAACTGGGAGAAGATAAGAATTCGCTTGCCAGCAGCCAGACAATCCTGAACCGTCTCCAGCAACTGTTCCATTTTCCCGGAATCACCTTGATACCCCTCCACAAAGAGAGCGGGATGACAGCACAACTGGCGCAGGCGTGTAATACCAGCAAGTATTTTGATCCGGTTCTTCTGAAAACCGTTCTCTTCCATATCCTTGGATGTCTCATCCTGGAGCTGGGACAGATAGGCGGCATACAATTTCTTCTGTTCGTCCATCAGCTCGGAGCGCTGTACGGTTTCAATACGATCGGGCAATTCCTCCAGCACGTCTTTCTTCAGACGGCGGAGAATAAACGGACGAACCATTCGCGCGATCCGCTCAGGTGGCAGGTCCCGGAATCTGCGATAGCTTGGGAACAAGCCCGGGAAAACTGCTTCAAAGATCGACCATAGCTCATCCAGGGAGTTTTCTACGGGTGTTCCTGTAAGAGCGAAGCGACGTGGAGCCTGAATCTGTTTAACTGCCTGAGCCGTCTGCGAAGATGAATTCTTAATCGCCTGGGCTTCATCCAAAATAAGCGTATGAAACGTCCTTCCGAGATATGTGTCCAGATCACGCCGCAATAGTGGGTAGGACGTCACAATAACATCTGCGTCATCCATGCCTGAGAGCATACTGGCTCGTTCGTCTTTTTGTCCTGCTGCAATCAGCACTCGCAAATGCGGCGCAAATCGGGCAAATTCATTCGCCCAGTTGTACGTTAATGAAGCTGGTGCAACGACGAGTACCGGGGGATGAGCAGTTTGTTGGTCTAACAATCCGGTCTGTACTTCATCTGGGATGTTACTCCCGAAATTCCCCTCTTCGACAGTGTAATTAGCACCATCTGGATCGCTATTGTGCTGTTGCGGTTTTTCTTTCAGTTCTGCCGCGATATAGGCGATACTTTGCAGCGTTTTACCAAGTCCCATATCATCCGCCAGGATACCGCCAAATCGGTAAAATGCGAGTGTACGCAGCCACTGGTATCCACTGGCCTGATAATCACGCAGCACAGGAGCAAGCGCATCCGGCAATGAAAAATCCATCCGCTCGGGGTCACGAAGATCATCCAGGAAACGTTTCAGGGAACCGCCCCACTTCACATGTCCCGAAACCTCATCCCGGCCCGGAAGCTGCAGCGCTCGAACGGCCGGCATCCGAATATGACTGCCATTGATATCCCCCGACGCAAGTCCAAGCGAATCGGCCATGTGTGCGAAGCTGTCCGCTCCTTCATTTTCGAGAGAGACAAACACACCGCTGCGCAAGCGGAAATATGGTTTCTTTTCCACAATGCTGCGCATAATCTCTTGAAGCTCCTGCTCGTCTACACCTTCCATCTCGAATGAGATCTCCAGCCAGTCCAAGCCTTTGCCCAGATCTGCCCGAACTTTCGGCGGTGTCGGATAGGATTGCACCATGGCCTTCACCGCATTTGGGATATAGATATCTACCTGCTTCTCAAGCTCAGGCAGCAGATGATACATCACATCGTATACTGCATCTTCTCGTTCACTTGCCCATACACTGCCATCCCGTTCCAGGAAAGAGCGATCTAGTCGGTCGATCAGATTACGCTCTGCATGACGGTCACGTACCAAAATCACCTTTTTCTCTTCCTCATCGATCAAATACTCGGCCAGCGGATTAATCACCATTACACCATAATCAAACTCCAGACGCGCGGTAATCCGTTCCCGATAGAAATCGATATACAACTTTGGCGCAAGCTCCGGCTCTGCGATACGTTCTCTCACCTGAGAATCGATGGACAGATGTCCAAGTGTACGTAGTTCCGGCACGACATGCTGCACAAATTCATCTACCTGTTGAGCAGAAATATCGATACTTTCCTTAATTCCATAAGATGTGAGCGCTCTGCTCAAATCCTCCAGACTTCGCATCTGCATCGGCTCCAACATATGCAATTGCCCTTCCACCACGGCAGCATCATAGGCTGGAAGAAGAATCAGCTCACGCAATCCGGAGATCTCCAGCTGATATCCTTCATTAGTCCCCTGCGCAATACGGTAAAATAAAGGCAGTGCCCCCTCACCCAAAGTGAGCGGACCATTCGCCAACCCTGTTCCCTCCATCCGGCTATCTGCCTGAAGCAGCAAATCCAATAAAGGCTTCCAGACCAGAGGAGCAATCAATATATCTCTTCCGTCTGAAGCACCCAAGTAACCGGAGATGGATTCGCGGTAAGCTTCCTCACTCTGCCTCATCCGAATAAGCATAGACAAGATCGCCTGATCCTGGGGACTAAAATAATGCATTGAAGGGTCATAGAAAAATAGCTTGGTAAACGACATCGGCTCACCATTCTCAATGCAGTTCAGGAATTGCTTCACTTTCTGAACGACATACAGGCGTTTATTTCCGACCTTCAGTTCAAGCGCGAGTTTGGCTCCGCCTTTGTGAACCTGCACAAGCTTGCATATAAATTGGAGCTGCAGTTCCTCCCGTAATGAAGACCGGGTTACAGGCGCAGTGTATTTACGATCATTTGCATGCAAAGGGCTGCGTTCTTTGGCAAACATGGAAAGAATCTGATCCGCTGTTCGGTACGACGGTTTATCTGCTGATCTGCCCCATCCAGGAGCAGAGCTTGGACGACCCGCTTGAGCGAAATGTACAGACGGACGATTCCTATCCGAATGGTCATCAAGCTTGGAATCGGAAGGCAATGGCTCCGCTGCAAAGGTCTGAGCAGATGAAGTTGAATGAGATCCTACATTCATCACTGAGTCGGTATTTGAAATGGAGTTTGGACGCTCCCACTCATTCTCCTCCACCAGCGTTCCTACTCTGGAAGTGGAGCCACGATCAGGTTTAGACACCAGCTTCGAGGATGTTTGAGAGCCCGTGTCACGCTGTTCTCCCCATTCATGAATCGCCAGCAATACGGCAGCCACATGTTTGCAATAGTCATAATATCTCCCATCGCCCGGACAACTGCATCCGGCAACAACCTCACCTGCATCATCCAGATCAACCGTTACTTTGTATCGTTCTGTACCTCGAACCACAGCTTCGTAGTGACGTTCATCCTGACTGGCAACCAGGTTGGTCACCCTGCCAGATTGGTTATACGATTCTCCCCGTTTGAATGCCGTGACCCCGCACAGCAATTTGATATCCATCATCGTGAATGGCGCCACGGTTCTTCGCCTCCTATATTTCTCTGACAAACAAGATACCACGTACAAATCTGATATCGGTATAGTTCAAGTCTATTTTATAGAAAAAACCCCAAGAGCTCCGTAAAGCAGAGATTGGGGTTGCAGTATAGTTCAACTTCATGCTTGTTCTGTTTATTTCCGTTTCGATCTATTATTTCACCAGTTGACCACGCGTTACGCCAAGCTGGTTTGTTGCTTTCAGTGTTTTCCAAACTTGTGTACCACTGATCTCTCCACGCAAAGCACGATTGTACAGATCAATAACCTCGCGCACCTGCTCTGGAGTTTCCTCCAGGAATTCAACACGGTAGCGGGATACACCCAGATCCATAAAGTTGGTCAGATATTCCGCACCGGACTGCTCCACTGCATTATACACGGTATTACGGCAGCCTTCGTCCACACGTACCGGATGAGACATGCCGATCCGGTCTTGCAAGGAAGCCCGGTGATCTTCACATGGACGTCCACAGTTCGTAAAGTCCGTTCCTTCACTCATAAACGTACAGTACACACAGTGCTCAGTATGGAACATCGGCAAATGCTGGTGAATAACGACTTCCGTCTGACTTGTACGGGAGTGTCCCAGCAAATCAACCATTTGCTGAATGTTCAGGTCATAAGAAGGTGTAATCCAGTCACAACCTGCTTCCAGGAACAGTTCCACTGCTTTGTGATTGGCAATGTTGAGTGAGAAGTCACCGATCAATTCAGGATGCTTCGCATCCGGGTTCTCCATCCGGTGGCGCAAGTAGAAGTACAATGCACCCGTATTACGTACGAGCATAGCATCCGGCTGCAAACGCAGGATGTTGTTGTGATACCCGTTCTCGCCAGGCATATGAATGCGTGGTGTTGCCAACGCAATCTTGCGGCCTGCGGCACGAACAGCTTCCACTGCTGCCGGGAACTGCTTGATAAACTCGAAGTCGGCGTAGATCATGCCGACACCTGCTTCCAGCGCTGCCTCCACTTGTGGCAGGCTGCGGCAGAGCGCGGTCAGCTCCGCATGACCGCGAGCAACTGGCGCTGCCGGTTTAACCGCATCGCCGTAGACTTCCACCGCCCGTTTCACGTAGACGGGCGGTTTAGGGCGCTCGCCCGCGAGTTGTTCCACCGCCTGACGGCGAATGTTATTCAACTCGCGCATCGGGATGATGACGTCACCGTGCAGGTTGACGTCCAATTCTTCCAGCTGGAACACAGTGCCGCCCAGACGTCCGAATTGCTCTTCGAGCAATTCGTGCGTCATTGGACGCTTCTGGGCAATATCCAGTTCCATCTCGGAATTCACACGGACTGTCGTGCCCTTCTGCACGTCCGTCCACCATGTGCTAAGCGGCTGCCCTGGGCTGCCGATAACTTTTACGTTTACCGGGAAGATGCGATATGGCTTCTCAGTTTCAAAGCTCTGACGCAGACGTTTGTCCAGCGCCGGATCATTCGTTTTCCATACTTTGTCGCCAACTTTCACGCGGCGCAGGTCCACGTCACTACGGCCTGGTACAACGTCCACGATCCAGCCTTCCTCGGCTTCGCCTTCAAGCTTCACGCCTTTGCGACGTACATCGTAGACACGCCCGCCCTCTTCCTTCTTCGTTGGATCTCCAGCATCAAATACGATTCCGTCTCCACGTTTCACTGGTGCATCCAGCTTCAGGACGACACCATCACGCAATACTTGGTCTACACGACCCAGATAGACGCCACGGCTTTTCGGGAACGTACCGTCAACCAGCTGTTTATTGTTCGTTCCATCCAGGAAACCGTGCGTGAATCCACGAGAGAAGCTCTGCTGCAATTCACGAACTTCTTCTTTACTTGGAGGAGTATTATCTCCATCAAAGTAACGGTCAATCGCTTTGCGGTATTTACTAACCACGTTAGCCACGTATTCTGGCGTTTTGAGACGTCCTTCGATTTTGAATGAAGTTACGCCTGCTTCGATCAGTTCCGGCATCAAGTCAATCGCCGCCAGATCCTTCGGAGACAGCAGATACGCCACATCGCCCATCGGTTTATGCTCTCCATCCACCATCAGGTCGTAAGGCAGACGACAAGCCTGTGCACATTCCCCACGGTTGGCGGAGCGTCCACCCCACATTTCAGAAGTCAGACATTGCCCGGAATAAGACACACACAATGCACCGTGAACAAATACTTCCATCGGCAACTTCGCCTGTTCTCCGATTTTCTGAATTTGTTTCAGGTTGTTCTCCCGTCCAAGCACGACACGTTCCATATCAAACGGCTTCGTAAACTCTACCGCTTCCGGTGATGTAATCGTCATTTGGGTGGAACCGTGAATCGGGAAATCCGGCGAGATCTCGCGGATCATTTTGACCAGACCCAAATCCTGTACAATTACGGCATCCACACCTGCATCGACACAAGCGTCGATCAGTTCTTTGGCATCCGTCAATTCATTTTCAAAAATCAATATATTAAAGGTCAAAAAACCTTTTACGCCATAACTGTGCAAAAACGCCATAATCTCCGGCAACTCGTCCATGCGGAAATTGTTCGCCCGTGCCCGTGCATTAAATTTTTCGACTCCGAAGAAAATCGCATCCGCGCCGTTGGCTACCGCCGAACGCATACAATCCCAGTCACCTGCGGGTGCCAGAAGCTCAACGTCTTCTCTTCGTATTGTTGCTGTTTTCATGTGTATCCTCCCCATAACCGGCATAGCCGGATTTCATCCCTGTACCCTGTACGCTAAATCCTGTACCTTAATTCCATACGCCTGCATTGTCACTGTATCGCTATATCTATACATTATGTCTGTATTGCCTGATTCCCAAGCCTACAGTCATTCTTATTTTTCAGAACAGCAGTCATAACTCCTGAACTAGTATAGTGTACCACTTCTGCAACGACTCTTCTACGCTTTCCTGAAAAAACCGTTTATCATTTTCATTTCCATTAAACTTTACACTAAACACTCCGATTGCCTGATTATAAAAATAAAAAACCGGAAGGTCTTCTGACCCTCCGGCAATTTGCATCTATTTTATTTCAGCATTTCTCTCTTATTTGATAAAAGTAAATGAGTTCACGGCTTTTTCCAGCGCTGCTGCCTGCACTTCTGTCTTGTTGGCGTCATTCAGCCCGCTCGTAATGGTATATGTCGTTCCGTTCTGTTCAAACACGATCTGACGTCCGGTATACGGCACACCATTGTCCACTTCATGATAGATGAAGGAAAACGCAGGCACACCCGCAAACGTCAACTCCTCATTGCTAAGCAATTTGAAGTTTTTACGTGTTTTGGTCGCTTCCGCATACGCCTCTCTAAGTTGACTTACGGTCATTTCAATGGATTTGTCCTCACTCGCAGCAATGGAGAATTGACCACCTGTAAAGGTATACAAGACGGGAGAATACTCAAATCGATCATTGTATGGCGTCCAGTAACGCGGAATATCAACACTATAATGATAACGTTTGGACGTTCGTGTCACAGCTTTTGCTTTATCCGTCAAATACGGGTCTTCATCCAGCTGTCCGAAATTATCGGATACGGTATCAAAATCAATCTCGACACTCTTCATGATACTCTTAAACCATTCACGATCCTTCGTTTGCTCCTCAGGGAACGTATACTCTGCATAATAGCGATAGCCGTTTTTTTGCAAAAGAACATCGAACTCCGTCTGCCATCCATCGCCAAAGTTATAACGGAACTCATTCACCTCAGCAGTCTCACCTGACACATCCATCGTATACGAACCGATCGGTTCATAACTTTCCGGCGTGAACGTTTCACGCATCCATTTGTCCAATTGGCCGCTCCACTCTTTGACCGTCGCACCTTTCGGTGCAGATGTAACACGCAGCTGCAGATATGCACCATCTTTGGCTTCGTATATCATCTGTGTGTTGTCCATGGACCAACCTGCTGGAATCTTCAGTTCGATGCCATAATCGTCATTCCAGGTAGAACGCATACCCTCATCCACGGTTGAAAGGTCCTTGATCGTACGATCGGACTGAACATAAGTAGGCTGGAATGAATTGAGCAGTGCTGCACGCTTGCCCAGATCCTTGTAATTAAGAGCTTCATAATCCGCGAGATATACATCATATTGGCGACCACCATGGATATATTGGCGCATTTCCCATAATACCCCGTCCCTATCTTTTACCACAATTCGGGCATAAGGGGTTTTCCCTTTGTCAATCGATTCCCGATCGAGTACCGTATCTCCGCTCTCTTTCGCTTCCTGAACAAGTTGCTGTAACAAATCATCTGAATCCAGATTCACATCCTGGTCACTCACGTACACTTCAAGATAATAACTGCTGTCCTCCGCGCCAAATGTCATCATGCGCTCCTGCTCACCCGTTTGCAAAATCATGAGGTCGGATGGGTAATTAATGGACCAGCCGTAATAACTGTTACCAATTCTCGTTTTGCCTTCATCCAGATTAATGCCACCCTCGTCTTCATCCGTCGATTCATCCGTTTGCAATAATCGAATGACCATTTCTCCTGAACTGCTTGGGGCAAGTGTAGCGCCAATCCCTGCGGCTACCGGACGGAGCGGCACCATAAGCACGCCATTCACCATTTTTGGGGCAGCACCCATCTCTTTTTTGACTCCATCCACCCAGGCAATCGAACTGCCTATCGTTAAGGTGACAGTATGCGGACCTTCCTTAACTTTGACCACATCATTCTTCTCCAGTCGGATCTCGCTGCCAAAAGCCTTTTTGAATACACCGACTGGAACCATCGTAACCCCTTTGAATTTATATGGTTTGGCGATTGTCTGCTTGCTGCCGTTGATATAGGCGCTCGTGCTTCCTGTTGTGATTCGCAGCTCACTTGTTGTAAGATCGGATGCCCATGCAGGTATTGCCGCTCCAATGCTCAGCATCCCGGCTAACACACCTGTGCTCAGCACACGTAAAAATGATTTTTTCATTCCGTTCATTCGTCCTCTCTGGATCCGGATTGCTCGCCGGGCTTTATTGATCTTCATCTACAGTGAACTGTTCATCTTCATCGCCTTGGATATCCGCTCGATCAGCAAGGACCACCGTACGAGTGACAATATCGCCGTCCGTTTGCATTAACAGTTTGACCTTCTGTCCTGGCACATACGTTTTGAGCAGCTCATTGATATCCACCACAGAGGACACACGTGTGCCTGCCACACTGTATAACACATCTCCCTCTTTGATTTTGGCCTTCTTCGCTTGAGCCGACAACACGCCCGTAATCGTCAAAGGATCATCTGTAGGCAGGCCCACAATCGCTGACCAGCTCTCTTCCAGTTGCAGTCCAAGGCTTGCACGCTTGATTTTCCCGT contains these protein-coding regions:
- a CDS encoding stalk domain-containing protein produces the protein MKKSFLRVLSTGVLAGMLSIGAAIPAWASDLTTSELRITTGSTSAYINGSKQTIAKPYKFKGVTMVPVGVFKKAFGSEIRLEKNDVVKVKEGPHTVTLTIGSSIAWVDGVKKEMGAAPKMVNGVLMVPLRPVAAGIGATLAPSSSGEMVIRLLQTDESTDEDEGGINLDEGKTRIGNSYYGWSINYPSDLMILQTGEQERMMTFGAEDSSYYLEVYVSDQDVNLDSDDLLQQLVQEAKESGDTVLDRESIDKGKTPYARIVVKDRDGVLWEMRQYIHGGRQYDVYLADYEALNYKDLGKRAALLNSFQPTYVQSDRTIKDLSTVDEGMRSTWNDDYGIELKIPAGWSMDNTQMIYEAKDGAYLQLRVTSAPKGATVKEWSGQLDKWMRETFTPESYEPIGSYTMDVSGETAEVNEFRYNFGDGWQTEFDVLLQKNGYRYYAEYTFPEEQTKDREWFKSIMKSVEIDFDTVSDNFGQLDEDPYLTDKAKAVTRTSKRYHYSVDIPRYWTPYNDRFEYSPVLYTFTGGQFSIAASEDKSIEMTVSQLREAYAEATKTRKNFKLLSNEELTFAGVPAFSFIYHEVDNGVPYTGRQIVFEQNGTTYTITSGLNDANKTEVQAAALEKAVNSFTFIK
- the galU gene encoding UTP--glucose-1-phosphate uridylyltransferase GalU; protein product: MRIRKAIIPAAGLGTRFLPATKAMPKEMLPIVDKPTIQYIIEEAVASGIEDIIIVTGKGKRAIEDHFDYSFELEQNLVDKQKWDLLNEVRKSSEMADIHYIRQKEPKGLGHAIWCARKFIGDEPFAVLLGDDIVESDKPCLQQMMEVYDEYQSPIVGVQPVDWKEVSRYGIVDGEQILKTNDRVFRSKRLVEKPKPEDAPSNLAIMGRYILTPDIFEILGQQSAGVGGEIQLTDALSRLNEQRRILAYHFEGLRHDVGEKLGFIETTIHYALQHDDLREDLLNYLKKIVTSN
- a CDS encoding U32 family peptidase; amino-acid sequence: MKTATIRREDVELLAPAGDWDCMRSAVANGADAIFFGVEKFNARARANNFRMDELPEIMAFLHSYGVKGFLTFNILIFENELTDAKELIDACVDAGVDAVIVQDLGLVKMIREISPDFPIHGSTQMTITSPEAVEFTKPFDMERVVLGRENNLKQIQKIGEQAKLPMEVFVHGALCVSYSGQCLTSEMWGGRSANRGECAQACRLPYDLMVDGEHKPMGDVAYLLSPKDLAAIDLMPELIEAGVTSFKIEGRLKTPEYVANVVSKYRKAIDRYFDGDNTPPSKEEVRELQQSFSRGFTHGFLDGTNNKQLVDGTFPKSRGVYLGRVDQVLRDGVVLKLDAPVKRGDGIVFDAGDPTKKEEGGRVYDVRRKGVKLEGEAEEGWIVDVVPGRSDVDLRRVKVGDKVWKTNDPALDKRLRQSFETEKPYRIFPVNVKVIGSPGQPLSTWWTDVQKGTTVRVNSEMELDIAQKRPMTHELLEEQFGRLGGTVFQLEELDVNLHGDVIIPMRELNNIRRQAVEQLAGERPKPPVYVKRAVEVYGDAVKPAAPVARGHAELTALCRSLPQVEAALEAGVGMIYADFEFIKQFPAAVEAVRAAGRKIALATPRIHMPGENGYHNNILRLQPDAMLVRNTGALYFYLRHRMENPDAKHPELIGDFSLNIANHKAVELFLEAGCDWITPSYDLNIQQMVDLLGHSRTSQTEVVIHQHLPMFHTEHCVYCTFMSEGTDFTNCGRPCEDHRASLQDRIGMSHPVRVDEGCRNTVYNAVEQSGAEYLTNFMDLGVSRYRVEFLEETPEQVREVIDLYNRALRGEISGTQVWKTLKATNQLGVTRGQLVK
- a CDS encoding DEAD/DEAH box helicase, whose translation is MAPFTMMDIKLLCGVTAFKRGESYNQSGRVTNLVASQDERHYEAVVRGTERYKVTVDLDDAGEVVAGCSCPGDGRYYDYCKHVAAVLLAIHEWGEQRDTGSQTSSKLVSKPDRGSTSRVGTLVEENEWERPNSISNTDSVMNVGSHSTSSAQTFAAEPLPSDSKLDDHSDRNRPSVHFAQAGRPSSAPGWGRSADKPSYRTADQILSMFAKERSPLHANDRKYTAPVTRSSLREELQLQFICKLVQVHKGGAKLALELKVGNKRLYVVQKVKQFLNCIENGEPMSFTKLFFYDPSMHYFSPQDQAILSMLIRMRQSEEAYRESISGYLGASDGRDILIAPLVWKPLLDLLLQADSRMEGTGLANGPLTLGEGALPLFYRIAQGTNEGYQLEISGLRELILLPAYDAAVVEGQLHMLEPMQMRSLEDLSRALTSYGIKESIDISAQQVDEFVQHVVPELRTLGHLSIDSQVRERIAEPELAPKLYIDFYRERITARLEFDYGVMVINPLAEYLIDEEEKKVILVRDRHAERNLIDRLDRSFLERDGSVWASEREDAVYDVMYHLLPELEKQVDIYIPNAVKAMVQSYPTPPKVRADLGKGLDWLEISFEMEGVDEQELQEIMRSIVEKKPYFRLRSGVFVSLENEGADSFAHMADSLGLASGDINGSHIRMPAVRALQLPGRDEVSGHVKWGGSLKRFLDDLRDPERMDFSLPDALAPVLRDYQASGYQWLRTLAFYRFGGILADDMGLGKTLQSIAYIAAELKEKPQQHNSDPDGANYTVEEGNFGSNIPDEVQTGLLDQQTAHPPVLVVAPASLTYNWANEFARFAPHLRVLIAAGQKDERASMLSGMDDADVIVTSYPLLRRDLDTYLGRTFHTLILDEAQAIKNSSSQTAQAVKQIQAPRRFALTGTPVENSLDELWSIFEAVFPGLFPSYRRFRDLPPERIARMVRPFILRRLKKDVLEELPDRIETVQRSELMDEQKKLYAAYLSQLQDETSKDMEENGFQKNRIKILAGITRLRQLCCHPALFVEGYQGDSGKMEQLLETVQDCLAAGKRILIFSQFASMLNLIRQTLAAQGRDLFYLDGQTPAQSRVEMCRRFNEGEAELFLISLKAGGTGLNLTGADTVILYDLWWNPAVEEQAIGRAHRMGQKQVVQVIRLVTEGTIEEKILELQQRKKDLIAEVIEPGDRGSTTLSEQDIRELLMV